The Cydia strobilella chromosome 13, ilCydStro3.1, whole genome shotgun sequence genomic interval atttaggtacattatttctACTACTATTAGAACTTAAATGGTGCAGTACAGCATTAGTAAATTTCTATTTTTAAGTTTCCCTTTGTTTCTTCGTCACATTTCGCAATCATAAAGCGTCTATTTTAAACTCATTTGCGCGGTTTACGGAACCTATTGACTGAATGCGACTGGGTAATTTGTGTTCATACTCGTAGTGCACTTATACCAACGAATCCAACGATGAAATTCCGGTAAGCAATCGTAATGCCTGATGCCTACACACTATTGTAAACACTCACAGAAAGCGTGACGAGAacgtaatttttatgtaaaatggcAAAGAAATTGGTATTGCTTATACTTAACCACAAGGATCTTGGCATCAACACTGCTGAGGTAAGCTATGTACTATTTACGTGATAGTGAGTTAAATGACCTACGTATACTTTGTacactttttttgtttaaaacacAGTGGATCCCCAAATAAGGTCTGCGCGTCAATACTGACGATGCTGCATTAGGTTGAATGAAATATGGAAGGCTTAGGCTGATATGAAGATGATGACCATTATGATAAAAGAATAGAATTCTACATACCTCTTGAGGAAGTCCGTGTATTCAGCCTGTCGGATGAGCCCAGTCCTCATCATGATGGTCTGGAAGCACTGGCGCTCGATGGCCCAGAGCCGGCAGTCGGTGGCCGCCTTGATGGTAGCCGTTCGCTTGCAGTTGTAAAGGATGGCCAACTCGCCGAACACTTTGCCGGGCGCCATGGTGCTGAGGTATTTGTTTTCTCGAGACACCTCCACTCGGCCCTctgaaaaaaaatacgaattaCGTCTACATGTGGAAGAATAACGTAAAATAAAGACGTAGacaaatattatatgtatatgtacctgCAATATTCCTAGCCTCATCGCATTTCTTTTAATCTGAGTAGTTCATACCTAATTATTGATTTAAGACATATTACTTgttgaaatataatttattgttcACCGCCTCTAAATATACTATTTTACCGTATATGAGTCAGTATCACGAAGCGAAAATAATTTGGCAATATCATCAAAATTGCACATAAATTCAACTCGTCGGTTTTTTAACCACTATAGATAAAAACCTCAAATTGCATGATCATTCCCATTCACAACGTTGTAAATTACCGGATCTGAGTTTGACGCAATCGGTTTCaacaaataagtattttacAACAACCTTTCGCGTTTGGCTTTAAATATACACGTCCAAGTATAGACTTGAGGCAGATTTCTGTAATTTGTGTAAGTCAACGtccataaattttattatatttactaaTTCTCATCTTAATATGTATCTGGTACTTAGGTATCTAGTACCTGTCTATATGCGTGGAAATATCACTCATCCGGGTTACATAGTTGCTTAATATCCTAAAGATTATTTCTTTCTTCAATTATCCCAATCACAAACGCAGTTCAGTTTTGAATTACTGCGTAAAAATAAGAACCAACAATCATATCCGTGTTTGCAACAATTAAAAATCCATAAATATTAACACTTTTAGTAGAATCAActcaagtaaaaaaaacaggCATGGGAGGGTCCCTTGGAAATGAAGGCATTTAAATATCAAGGccaatacttataataaaattgccacCAAACCACTATGACTCATTCTAGTGAATGGTAATGATAATGTACAATCTAGTggtatttgttatttaaattatatttatatttagatttgttatgaaatttatgattagattttattttataaaatcaagTTCACTTCTTAAATAGCTGTTTGAAAAAGCCTTTTCAGCTTTTGTAATAGATATAATATATGGCATAGGTTTGTAACCTTTTTTTAAGGACTCAACTCTCTTACAATGTGTTTATTAACGATGTAacaacagttttatttttagactCCGTGGATTCTATGTAACCACGGTAAGCACCCAAAAGCCCCAAGCTCTAATAAAAAGATTACGTCCAAGAATAAGACTTCTCAgacatgtatattttttattataagttttatgaGTGAGTAGGAAGTATTTATGGTCCTCTTACGTTTCAAGTGGGCAGTGTGGGCAGTTGGGCACATGCTTCTACTAATGTAGAGTTAATCGCAAGAACAATGCCACCGATTGGTTCGTTTAGTGCTGAAGCCGATAACAGTGGGAACAAACAGAGAAACGTGTGAAAATTATTGTACCACCATGTGTAAAGTGCGCTTTTACATGTTCTTGACGATAAAAGGGTATATGAaattcatcttttttttttactttaattaaacGATTTTTGTAAATGAGATCTTAGTATTTCTCTATTATTGGATTATAGATTTTGAATGTTATGATTATAACTGCGAATCAAATCATCAAGTCAATCAGACTACTAGAAGGGTGTGAAATTGTTCATCCAAGATTTTatgatacataattattttactacacACACCTAAACTTTACAAGCGCTTATAAAATCAGCAATGAGAATATCTGAAccaaagtagttttttttatagcgcGATAAACGGATCTACACTACGTTTCTTTCATTCTGACTTTTAATTAATAGGATATAACTAAAATGAGGCAATACTGGCACGCACACAAAAGTCCTCGAGTTATTAAAACCCATTGAGAATACTAATGTTTTCAAAGGTTTTCCTGCACAGTTGAATGATCTTCCTATGCACCCGCGTCCCGCTGCACACGCGTAGTGTCGGAACGGTATGTATCCGGATTGTTTATATGGAGCCATTGTCCTTTAACACGTACAGTATTGTCTATTGAATGTGATAACTAACAGtactattgtaaaaattctATAAGCACCAATAACTGTAACATGAACATATACAATACACgttgtttgttgtttatttatatattttctattGTCCCAACGAAACATGTTTTTTTGGCGAAACCGAAGGTTCTGTGTTGGCTCTAGTTCcggccgaaaccgaaccttTTATAgacttattaaaattgttgattaaaatattaatgggccgttctttttaggcgtatgatcAATGAAATAATTCCATATATTTAACCTATAATTcgggtaaataataatatcgtaCAACAAGTTTGGTAAAACaacctaaaataaaatgtattctgACTATTCTGAGTTTAAATTTTAAGAGATCATAATAAACCAACCTTAAATACACTGAAAAATAGTATCCGACTGCAGTTTGGGTTCCGGTTTCAGCAGTTTTTGCACCGAAACCGAATCTTCGGCcaaaacatgttttttatgccgaaacctgccaaaaccgaaacttcggtcggTCACAAATATTTTTCCATCACCAGCGTGATCTCATAGAACTACAATTAATAATGAtggtcaataaaaatatcagggaaaatgcatttaaaaaaatcataccaTACGGTTATCAAATCTCAACGACAACACGGATCACGGAGTATGACCTCGAGTAAGATGTGAAACTAAAAAAATGCCTGTAGCAAATGAGTAAAGAGAAAGATAATCATGATCGATTTAAATTTCTCTTTATAAAATACTGGGAAAATCGGCGATACAAATTTCACAGCCCGCATCGTACGAAACTATTGAAATGTCAAGCTAGCTGATATTCTAACACGCAACTTAGTAATTTTTTACACCTTTTCCAACAAGGCAAAGAGATATGAGATATCAATAACTtgtcaataaagaaaaatagGACCAACTTAGCGAGACGATAATTGTTGTAGCTTTCTTAGAGAAGAAATTGTTAGTACACGTGTTATACAAAAAACTAGCGTACAGATGATGTCAACTCGTGTTGCAATTTCGATAAAAGGTTAAGTTGCTTCTATTTTCTCCAATACGCACTTCAATAAAATGATTGTAAGatgtagtttgtcaaaggactgtctcatttcaaacatagacagagagaatcatactatctttgtcttacactagtactagcacccaaaagaaagggatgagtataatttttttttgttcttatttacggacaagatttgcttgaccagctataaatTAATTTGGATTACATGTCGTTTCTACAGCGGAGTACGGACGCATAGTAATGACGCTAAAGATCGAAAGTGTTTCAAGGCAACTTGCTTTAGCATTTACTAGCGCGGGTTAAAAGTTCATACACCATAAGTACGCACGTTTAGTTTACTTGGGTTATTTCAgagtaaagcgaggtttagaccaGCAAGAACTTGcttgcaatttacgttacattgctgactactaaggtaaactgcattcaaaatgtttatcagataccgcaatgtaatgaaaactgCATGCAACTTCTTGCTAAACTTCGCTTAAGAAGTGAATAAATAGTAATTGAGAATCGTAAAAGAGGTATAAATAGAAACTCTTATCAACTCCCGTTTAAAAATGAATTgagaaataaattgaaatattttttcactgtcgatcttttttataaaaaatataaactttcatAAACTGctgtcctttttagggttccgtacctcaaaaggaaaaaatggaacccttataggatcactcgtgcgtctgtctgtctgtctgtccgtctgtcacagcctattttctccgaaactactagaccacttaagttgaaatttggtacacttatgtatgtttgtgacccaaagacggacatgtaacgtaaacaaattaattttaaacatgggggccacttttggggggtaaatgagaaaatttaaaaatattttttttaaactatatcgaaTACCTAGTTATATCTATCCATACGATGTCTAGTTTTTTATatgtcaaatgaaagagctcattgtgagaatctcaaacatattttttttataatttaggattaacaatttagaagttattaaagaaaatagacaaaaattgAGGATCCCCCCCCccgccctttatctccgaaaatactggttctaaaattttgaaaaaaatacacaaaatagatctttacctattatattacaggaaaacctattagaaattgcagtcaaacgtgagtcggacttaattacttagtttttgatccgacccctacgggttttttaaagacatttcactcacgtttcacataaaaatacattgtttaaattgtgtaatgtacggaacccttggaacgcgagtccgactcgcacttggccggttttttgttttattcgtcACATATTATaccacttttttaattttacatttcaaTTTACCTATgatgaatcaaattttcgcagAATGTAATTTGCAATAGTCAACCTATgagataaataggtatttagttgtCACTTATGATTGCCATGCTTTCCTCATAATTAATGCATGAATTAGTAAAGCTAATGTATACAAACAAACCTCAATAATTGATGACgacatacataaatatgtaatttcGAGGGTAACTGATAATGCAATACTACGTGATGACAGTAGCCTCAATATTATTTCTCAACAAACGACGTCAGAATTATATAGCGCATATAATGCACGGCCCttaatattttaacttaatcttGTACAGTAaagaataaaattacattctgtCATCGATCAACATCAGTAAACAGACGAGGTCGGTATTCGGGTGATAACATAAGTTTCTATTTTTAGATTATTACAAGCAAGATCAtcacaaatttaaacaaaagaaCATGTATTACCTGAATCGCCATTAGACGAAATATGGACTCCAGCCAGTTGGTCACTTGTATCTTCTTCCAAAAGAGTAACATCCAACAAAACCCCGGCATCTAAAGACGCTTCCGTGGCATTGCTGTCACGCTGACAAAGATTTCCAGTCCTCCTTTTTCTCATTCCATAAGTATGCACTGGCACAATTAACTTAGGTCTAGGAATAGAAAAGTCCGAATCTGAACCGCTTGAGGAACTTTTAGCACTTCTTGAGTATACACCGTTATTATTCGTGACGCGTAATTCCGCTGAACGTTCTTTAGGAGACTCAAAAGCTGTAATGTCATTATACCTATCGTACCTACTATCACTTTTCACTCTCACTGTATTGTAAAATTTACCATATTTATCGGGCTTAAGTTGTTTCGAAACACCGTTTGTAGTCCGATTATCACTTTCTTTAATTTTGTCAAGCGAATGATATCCACTGGACACAGGAGTTGAAGTAGGAGGGTTTTGGTTTCCGTTGTACATTTTGTACTGCATCATTATCAACTGTTCGCTTGGCGATATGTTTCTTTTCGGTTGTGTGATAGTGACACCATTGTGAGGCTCACCGTCAGGCTGAACTACATCAAGATAAGCTCGAAGAGGTGCTCGCCCTTCGCTTTTAACTCTCAGGGATTTAGAACGAAAACTAGGTTTAGCGTCTTCGATGCGTCCGTTTCGTTCGATCGTATGCTGTGTAGTGTTCTCAGTTAGGCGATTGCTTGCAGATGCTAAGCCGTTTATGGGTCGCATGTATATGCCCAAATCTTCCGCTTCGCAATCTGTGTTCTCTTTACCGGATTTTATTGGCGTTAAATCTAATGTTGCCATCGAGTTTATTAATTGGTACATTGTGTCGTTGTTAAAACCTCTGACAGTTCCAGTTCCGTTTTGTTTAGTATCCTTACTTGGATCTTTTTGTAAATGATTAAGTTTTTGGCTATCAGTATTATTATCCTGTTGACTAACTCTTGAATAATATTCGTAGTAAGATTCTGATGACGGGTCTGGAGGTACAGGACCTGGATCTGGGAGTGGATGTTTCTTGTCAATCTTTCTTTGCCGATGTGCATATTTGAGGGAATCTTTGCGTTGTGGTGGAACAGGTGGTGATTTCCCATTGGATGGAAACGATTCAATATCCCATTCCGTAAAATTTCTTCGTTTTACCCTTTTTAATGTTGATGGTCTATATCCATTGGGcatatctttaaaactatagCTATGTTTTAACTTATTCTGCATGATGAGATTATTGTTCGCTCTAGCTTTTTCCTCGATGTTTTGTTGATACTTGGCTAACTGAGATATATTTTCATTAGGAACATTGTTGGAATAAGAGTATCTATTGTCTTCTCTTGAGTATTCTTTACTGCCATTTAGTTCGGCATTACGGCTAATATTTCTGCACGATT includes:
- the LOC134746633 gene encoding cGMP-dependent protein kinase, isozyme 2 forms cD5/T2 isoform X1; the encoded protein is MKIKPYPGKVVMEDPWLSINDRTMDLVYAANWVGARNLSEYREHSNSPPKSQFNSITRSESCRNISRNAELNGSKEYSREDNRYSYSNNVPNENISQLAKYQQNIEEKARANNNLIMQNKLKHSYSFKDMPNGYRPSTLKRVKRRNFTEWDIESFPSNGKSPPVPPQRKDSLKYAHRQRKIDKKHPLPDPGPVPPDPSSESYYEYYSRVSQQDNNTDSQKLNHLQKDPSKDTKQNGTGTVRGFNNDTMYQLINSMATLDLTPIKSGKENTDCEAEDLGIYMRPINGLASASNRLTENTTQHTIERNGRIEDAKPSFRSKSLRVKSEGRAPLRAYLDVVQPDGEPHNGVTITQPKRNISPSEQLIMMQYKMYNGNQNPPTSTPVSSGYHSLDKIKESDNRTTNGVSKQLKPDKYGKFYNTVRVKSDSRYDRYNDITAFESPKERSAELRVTNNNGVYSRSAKSSSSGSDSDFSIPRPKLIVPVHTYGMRKRRTGNLCQRDSNATEASLDAGVLLDVTLLEEDTSDQLAGVHISSNGDSEGRVEVSRENKYLSTMAPGKVFGELAILYNCKRTATIKAATDCRLWAIERQCFQTIMMRTGLIRQAEYTDFLKSVPIFKNLPEDTLIKISDVLEETHYQNGDYIVRQGARGDTFFIISKGQVKVTQKLPNNDEKFIRSLTKGDFFGEKALQGDDLRTANIIADAPEGTTCLVIDRETFNQLISTLDEIRTKYKDEGESRARLNEEFANLRLSDLRIIATLGIGGFGRVELVQIQGDPTRSFALKQMKKAQIVETRQQQHIMSEKEIMSEMNCEFIVKLYKTFKDRKYLYMLMETCLGGELWTILRDKGQFDDATTRFYTACVVEAFHYLHSRNIIYRDLKPENLLLDFKGYVKLVDFGFSKKLQASRKTWTFCGTPEYVAPEVIMNRGHDISADYWSLGVLMFELLTGSPPFTGADPMKTYNKILKGIDAVEFPRCITRNAANLIKKLCRDNPAERLGYQRGGITEIQKHKWFDGFNWEGLAQRTLEPPIMPVVKNPVDTHNFDQYPPDADEPPPDDLSGWDATF